From a single Nocardioides exalbidus genomic region:
- a CDS encoding class I SAM-dependent methyltransferase, whose amino-acid sequence MKSLYVRLVRLVAAPLRAIGVLGCLRRRAPRSRTATWLLSLFAIHDVDGLQELDVPWWTFDSADRAADWLREHPGARVFEWGSGASTMWLASRAGSVHSVEHHAGWASMIAPRLPDNVELRVVEPVASDAPVVGSAKPGHGGLDFADYVAAIDDVPGEFDLVVIDGRAREACLARAVDRLAPGGVIVFDNVDRRRYVDAIDSTVAAVGDRVSVTMTRGLTPALPYPTRTALLHSSLVPTRDAGVT is encoded by the coding sequence GTGAAGTCGCTCTACGTCCGTCTCGTCCGCCTCGTCGCGGCACCGCTGCGCGCGATCGGCGTCCTCGGCTGTCTGCGCCGCCGCGCCCCGCGCTCGCGCACGGCCACGTGGCTGCTTTCGCTCTTCGCGATCCACGACGTCGACGGGCTGCAGGAGCTCGACGTGCCGTGGTGGACGTTCGACTCGGCCGACCGGGCCGCGGACTGGCTGCGCGAGCACCCCGGCGCGCGCGTCTTCGAGTGGGGCTCCGGCGCCTCGACGATGTGGCTCGCCTCCCGGGCGGGCTCCGTCCACTCGGTCGAGCACCACGCCGGCTGGGCGTCGATGATCGCGCCCCGCCTGCCGGACAACGTCGAGCTCCGGGTCGTCGAGCCGGTCGCCAGCGACGCGCCGGTCGTGGGCTCGGCGAAGCCTGGCCACGGTGGCCTGGACTTCGCCGACTACGTCGCCGCGATCGACGACGTGCCGGGCGAGTTCGACCTGGTGGTCATCGACGGCCGCGCTCGCGAGGCGTGCCTGGCCCGGGCCGTCGACCGGCTCGCCCCCGGCGGCGTCATCGTCTTCGACAACGTCGACCGCCGGCGCTACGTCGACGCCATCGACAGCACGGTCGCCGCGGTCGGCGACCGGGTCTCGGTCACCATGACCCGCGGCCTCACGCCCGCCCTGCCCTACCCGACGCGCACCGCCCTGCTGCACTCGTCGCTGGTGCCCACCCGTGACGCCGGGGTGACGTGA
- a CDS encoding lysylphosphatidylglycerol synthase domain-containing protein, producing MTRRRALQLARVLFVLLTLTLAWWGFRGRWDEIGDAASGTGPLRLAGAVLCAVAGLALTGVLWRLLLRWLGSEVGPRDAAAVFFVGQLGKYVPGSVWSVAVQAQLGRRHDVPARSSVAASSLFLLVHTATGLLVGGALAVLGAVDLPAEVSPLWGWAALLVGAASLSPPLLRLLADRLAGHGVRAALGPAEVARSVALMALVWLAYGASLLLLVTGRAAAPSLLAAAAAFALAHAVGVLVVFAPAGVGAREAVLVALLAPVLGVPGAVAVALLSRVAHAVADFLLALLASTAAGLAAPSRHAGEPAGVRGR from the coding sequence GTGACCCGCCGACGGGCGCTCCAGCTCGCCCGCGTCCTGTTCGTCCTCCTCACCCTCACCCTCGCCTGGTGGGGGTTCCGGGGTCGCTGGGACGAGATCGGCGACGCGGCGTCCGGCACCGGTCCGCTCCGGCTGGCCGGCGCGGTGCTCTGCGCGGTCGCCGGGCTCGCGCTGACCGGGGTGCTCTGGCGGCTGCTGCTGCGGTGGCTGGGCTCCGAGGTCGGGCCTCGCGACGCCGCGGCGGTCTTCTTCGTCGGCCAGCTCGGCAAGTACGTCCCCGGCTCCGTCTGGAGCGTCGCCGTCCAGGCGCAGCTCGGCCGGCGCCACGACGTGCCCGCCCGCTCGAGCGTCGCCGCCTCGTCGCTCTTCCTGCTCGTGCACACCGCCACCGGCCTGCTGGTCGGCGGCGCGCTGGCGGTCCTCGGTGCGGTCGACCTGCCCGCAGAGGTCAGCCCGCTGTGGGGCTGGGCCGCGCTGCTCGTCGGCGCGGCGTCGCTCTCCCCGCCGCTGCTGCGCCTGCTGGCCGACCGCCTCGCCGGACACGGGGTGCGGGCCGCGCTGGGTCCGGCGGAAGTGGCGCGCTCAGTGGCCCTGATGGCGCTCGTGTGGCTGGCCTACGGCGCATCGCTCCTGCTGCTCGTGACCGGCAGGGCCGCGGCACCGAGCCTGCTCGCCGCGGCGGCGGCCTTCGCGCTCGCCCACGCGGTCGGCGTGCTGGTCGTCTTCGCACCCGCCGGTGTCGGCGCGCGCGAGGCGGTGCTCGTCGCGCTGCTCGCGCCCGTGCTCGGGGTGCCCGGTGCCGTCGCGGTCGCCCTGCTCTCGCGGGTCGCGCACGCGGTGGCCGACTTCCTCCTCGCCCTCCTCGCGTCGACGGCAGCGGGCCTCGCCGCGCCGTCCCGGCACGCGGGGGAGCCGGCAGGTGTCCGCGGACGGTGA
- a CDS encoding glycosyltransferase family 2 protein, whose protein sequence is MKLVVQVPCLNEEETLPLVLSSIPGSIPGIDEIVVLVVDDGSTDRTVEVARSFGVTEIVSHPRNQGLARSFTDGVNHALAIGADIVVNTDGDNQYPQERIADLVQPILRGEADIVIADRQVGLIDHFSPAKKALQRFGSRVVNIAARTELPDAASGFRAYSRESLMRLNTVTRFSYCMETIIQAGNKNLAIASLPVITNAKTRESRLFSSTRQHVFRSGAAIVRAYVMYRPYVIFGVMAMLFGVLGLLPYLRYAVLAAAGQGGGHVQSLLVGAALVVVSSLCVMLGIVSDLIRTNRALIEANLEHTKRARYDILRVPTTPAIDAPVPRKAGIR, encoded by the coding sequence ATGAAGCTCGTGGTGCAGGTCCCGTGCCTCAACGAGGAGGAGACCCTTCCCCTCGTCCTCTCGTCGATCCCGGGGTCCATCCCGGGCATCGACGAGATCGTCGTGCTCGTCGTCGACGACGGGAGCACCGACCGGACCGTCGAGGTGGCCCGGTCGTTCGGCGTCACCGAGATCGTCAGCCACCCGCGCAACCAGGGCCTCGCCCGCTCGTTCACCGACGGGGTCAACCACGCCCTCGCGATCGGTGCCGACATCGTCGTCAACACCGACGGCGACAACCAGTACCCCCAGGAGCGCATCGCCGACCTGGTCCAGCCGATCCTGCGCGGCGAGGCCGACATCGTCATCGCGGACCGGCAGGTCGGGCTGATCGACCACTTCTCGCCGGCCAAGAAGGCGCTGCAGCGGTTCGGCTCGCGGGTGGTCAACATCGCCGCGCGCACCGAGCTGCCCGACGCCGCGAGCGGCTTCCGCGCCTACTCGCGCGAGTCGCTGATGCGGCTCAACACGGTCACGCGCTTCAGCTACTGCATGGAGACGATCATCCAGGCGGGCAACAAGAACCTCGCGATCGCGAGCCTGCCGGTGATCACGAACGCCAAGACCCGCGAGTCACGGCTGTTCTCCTCCACGCGCCAGCACGTCTTCCGCTCCGGTGCCGCGATCGTGCGCGCCTACGTGATGTACCGCCCCTACGTGATCTTCGGCGTGATGGCGATGCTCTTCGGGGTGCTGGGGCTGCTGCCCTACCTCCGGTACGCCGTCCTCGCCGCGGCCGGGCAGGGCGGCGGCCACGTGCAGTCGCTCCTCGTCGGCGCCGCGCTGGTCGTGGTGTCGTCGCTCTGCGTGATGCTCGGCATCGTCTCCGACCTGATCCGCACCAACCGCGCGCTCATCGAGGCGAACCTCGAGCACACCAAGCGCGCCCGCTACGACATCCTCCGCGTGCCCACCACGCCCGCGATCGACGCTCCTGTCCCACGGAAGGCCGGCATCCGGTGA